ctgaagggagggagctgctgctcctccccagctctgggttCCCCCTAAATTAGGGAGATGAGTGAGCTCAGAGCTCTGGCAAAGCACTCGTGGTTCCTGGAACTGTCCCTTCCCGAGCCATGGAATCAGAGATTTCATTACTCCCTTATTAATTAAACAAGTTTTCAGCTCCTCTGTGGACTCAAGCCAAGGCTACAGAatggggggaagggggaaaagccAATTTACAATTAAATCTATGAAAAATTATGTAAGGCGAAGCAGCAGGACACACCAATGGGAGCTGAACCCCtcactgctgctcccttgcaGCAGTGGAGCTGGTCCTGGCCCCCCAGGCACCCCATTTTTCTGGGCATGGACTGCTGATCCCCAGGGTAGGGTGCTCACAGGATCCAGGGATCAGCTTCCAGCTGCAGgtagagagggggagagaggagctCTGCCAAAAAAACACAGCCAAATACtaaggctgggctgggacagggagctgTGGAGGGCTGCAGGTGCCTTCCACCTCCCTCTCAATAAAAAGTTAATAAACCAACTCATTTTATTCCTGGATCTCTCATTTTATTCctagatcttttttttttccttcagatgaGCATTCCTAATCCTCCATGCCCCACTTCTTGCCAAAAAAGCAGGGAAATTTGTGTGGAAGAGGCACAGCGTGGCACCCAGCATTTAGAATAAGAGACCCAAGAGGTTCTGCACAAAATATTGATTGTTTAACCCTTTTTGGCTGGACAAATGTACATAAGAAGGGGAAGGCCAGGTGCAGGAAGCACAGGTGGGttcagcctggctgctgcagtaGAGCTGTGTCAGAAAAGTGGATCCTGGGATGACAGGatccctcctgctgcctcctcctgggTCAGGCAGAGCCGAGTGAGTCCCGTGAGGCTTTTCCCATCCTTTCCACTCCAGGCTTTGGTTCTAGACAAGAGCAGGCAGTTAATTAACTGGGCAATGGCAGACTGGGATCTGGGCTTTTTCCAGCACCGAGTAACTGGCCCAGGAGCcagctgtgctggccctgggttGCCATAGTAACGAGGATGCAGAATCCAGCTCAGTCGGTGGATTTTTTAAAACCATAATTCAGACTGTGTGTTCAGGGCCAGGAGTGAAGCCCAGGCCTCTCAGCTCCTacctgtggggctgggctgtctcaCACAGCCTGCAAACCACTTGCCATGGGCACCAGGGGTCCCTGTGAGACCCCAGAGGAGGCCTCCagctccccaaaacccaaagCATGTGGGAGAGGGAGCAGTGCAGGTCCTGGGAATGTGGTTTTATCTTGGAACCCGTCTCCATCTCCACACACAGCACCACTGTGCACAGCAGTGCCATATGAACAGGAGAAGGGATGCAGGCATGGCATCCTTGGCATCAGCCCCCCAGGATTTGAAACTCCCAACCCCACTCCCAGCAGGATGAGCTGCCAAAACCAGggaccctcccagccctgcagtttGCCCAGAGCTTGGATTTAAGCAGCAATCTCTTGGCTTGCTGTTCCTATAGCAACCCCTGCCCACACTTTGGATCGCAGTAGCATCACACTCTGCATGCCAGAACCCCTTTCAGGATTTGTCAGCCCTCACAGTGACCCCCAGCTATGCCCCCAAACCCCTTAAGGTCTTGGCAAAGGATTGAGGGTGGTCCAGCCACATATTGAGGGTGGGATCTTATGCTGTGAGAGCcaagagaagagggaagaaattGTCTCTACCCTAAAAGCCTACCTAGGGCTGCACCGTTGGAGAGGGCTGTGCTGCCGTCGGCCTCGGGGGTGCAGGGTTGGTGTTTGGGCTTGGtggcctccagcccagccagcagcgTCATGAAGTCGATGACAGTGTCGATGTCCTCCTTGTTGGCAGTGGCTTCCCTCAGGGCGCTGACGGCGTTGAGGCGGCTGAAGGAGGTCAGCTCGGAGATGTTGGCGcgcaggaagaggaggatgacgTTGAGGTCGTTGAGGGGGCAGGTGAGCATCCTGCGACTGAGCAGGTCGAAGGCAGGCAGCATCTCATAGACAGAGAGCAGCCCCTTGTCccactggcagagctgcagggcgtTGTAGATGACAACAGGGATGAGGAGGACATAGACACTGCCAACGGAGAGGCTGATGAGCTGGAACACGGAGAAGAAGACCAGCTTGCAAGGGATGAGCGACGGGATGTGCGGCTCTGCCTCGAGCAACCCCGTTTTGATGGAGCAGCTGAACTCATCCTGGAAGAAGATGTTAAGGTGGAGAAAGACCAGGTAGAGGCAGGTGGCAGCCAagaagaggagcagcagcaggttcCTCAGGATGTAGATGAACACCAGGGCGTGGGCGTGCTGCTTGCAGGTCAGGTACCGCTCCAGCAACGGGAACTCGAAATACCTCTCCCGGCGGgccctggggatggagggacacagggggaGTGAGAGCCACCCCCCATTTCACCCAGGTCCATCCTGGGTGCAGCCACAACACCACATGGAGAGACTCCAAGGGCCATGGTGACCTGGCCTGGCCTCACCTCTCGTACTCCTCCCAGAATTGCTCTGGCTCAGCACTGGCCTGCTGCACCTTCTTCATGTGCTGCACCAGGCGCACAGAGCGGTTGTAGGATTTATCCAGCTCGTCGATGATGAAGAGGAGGTCGCAGTGCAGGGCGGGGGCAGCAGCGTAGCGCCACAGCAGGTACGGCAGGTACATCAGCACCGCCACCACCAGCAGCGAGTAGGGGAAGGCCTGGGCAAAGAACACGAACGGTCACGGAGGATGTGGAGTCACTCTGGCTGTGGACATCCAGAGGAATGCAGGGGCACCCAGAGGTGACTCTGAGCCTACCTTGAGAGCCCAGAGGGACTTGGTGATGGCACGTCCCTCAGCGTCGAAGCCGTGGTGGATGAGGGAGTCCCAGCAAGCCGTGTCGGTGTAGGCGGACTGCTTCCCCGTGAAGTTGGTGGGAGAGAAGCAGCTGATCTGGGAGCCTGgggcgaggaggaggagagcaaaTCTCAGCCATGGAGGGTGGAGGAACACTCCAAAGCCACAAGCAAATGCCTTACAGGAGGGTAATTATATCTCAGGCATTGCTTTGAAtcaaaaaaagcattttccatGGTCATTTTGGAGCTGCTGTGTTTCTAGCCAGGacttttccatttcttcccaaacacaaacccttTGTGTGTAGCAGTGTGTACACAGTGTAGGGAATTACAGACTAACAACTAACCAGCCAGAAACTGGAGTAAAACCAAACCCTCAGGGAGAGCAGTTAGATGTTGGCCGAGGCCAGATTTAGCCTGAGGTCACAATGCATCATCTCTCCATGCTGCTGGcaccctcttcctcctccttggaAACCAGCCCATGGCACCCAAAGGTGCTGGGCACAAGCAGCTGAGGCTGAGCATTgcctcagtgctgctcctggggttAGCACAGCTGTTCCCACGCTCTCCCACTGAATTATGATCCATTAAAAACAATCAATAAACACCCATGAGGCAGAACAGCTCCTAAAACTGTTCCAGGCTGTTCCCCGTTGGATCACGACACCATCAAGAACACAAGGGATTTGCCACGACAACCAAACCACCACTGATGATTGCCCACGACCTGGAGAACACATTGGAAAAGCCACAACTCACCAGCAGAGAACTCCCGGGCGAAAGCCAGCGAGACGAGGAAGAGGGGCAGCCCCACGGTGACAAACTTCAGCAGGCGATCGCTCGGCAGCTCCAGCCGCAAGCCCTTGGCCCGGGAACTGCTGGGGTCCGGGAGCAGAGCATCAGAGAGCATGTACTCGGCAGCCGTGTGCGACAGGGACATCTTGAAGTGAGGAAGGGACACTGCTGAGGGCTGCCCGAGGTGTGACTGCCGGGCTGAGGAGTCCCTGCCGAGAGCCTGAGTGCTGTGTCCGGCAGCTGTGAACGACAGCTCAGGCGGGGCGTTAAATCACCTCGTAATTACAGGGGAAACCTTTTCACAAGCAGAAATAGAAAAACCCACCCCAGCACCGCAGCAGCGAGCGGGGAAGGCAGCTTTGCTCCCTGACAGCATTCCTGCAGGGCAGCGTTCCTGCCCCGCCGCAGCCGCTCCTGGCTCCCCGCGGTTTTACCGCCCTCTCTCATCAGCCAGCAGATTTCTGGCGCTGTGGCCCCAGGGCATGGGGGTCCCCAGCTATTTTCAGCAGGGAGCCAGGGGACTGGGCCCTCCCACAGCAAAAAGCCCCAGCCAGATACACAGTGGCCCTGGGGGGAAAATTCCCTTCACAGCATCCAAACCAGCCAGAGAACatcctgctgcccagctccaAGCTCCTCTCCTGTCGGTCAGGAGACACCAAATGAGGTAATTGTGAGGCAAAACATCTGCAATTCCCCATATCAGTgatccctcctcttcctccttctcagggcacagagggaagaatCTGGCCCTAAGAAAATCTTCCAAGGGCAGGGGACCCCAATAAGGGATTCTAAAAATAAGGAACAGGGTAACTGAAGGAGCAGTTACAGAACAGTttcccagcagcacagtgctgagAAACCCACACCaaggctgctggcagcacagagtGGGGCAGTCTCAGAGCTCCtcaacccagcccagcccagccaagccaAGCAACTCCCTGTTGTGCAGTCTCTCAACACAGCAAAAAAATACCACAGCCACTGCCAAATTGCACTTTCGATGGATTTTCCAGTGAAGGGACTCTCCAAATCTGAGCCAAACAACTCTGGAGAGACAACAGCTCCAAAATCTGGGAGGGGCTGCAACCAGGTCTGCTCAAAGCTACACAGGGACTGAGTCCCACCCAGCCAGAGCACAGAGACACACACCACCTTCCCTCAAGAGAATTGAAGCTTTTATTGCCCAGAGACAAGTTCAAAACACAAATCAGGCAAAGCCCAACTTTCACCCAGCCGTGTTTGTCCCTCCTAGAGGCTCCTCAGTATGTCCAGCTGCTTTCCTGGGCCAGAAGCACATGTAGGCACCCACTCTGAATCCAGCAGCatcagcaccagcacagagacAGAGGCTTCACCCCACCACTGGCTCCaaggtgggcacagctgctgccacGCGCTGCAGATGTGGAGATACATGGCACCATTCCAGTCCTGCCTCGTCAGTCCTTGGGGATGTCCAGCTCCAGCTTCCTCAGGGTTTTTTGGAAGAAGGGGGGCAGCTTGCAGACAAAGTCCaagggctggcccaggggcagggagaggcgcTGGGCGTGCAGGTGCAGGGGCAGGTGCCGAgccttgctctgctccagcttcaGCCTCCTCAGGGTGAGCTCAGGAAGCTTCTGCAGCAAGGACAGAAAATGTTCCCCTCAAAACTGCAGCTTTTCAGCTGGGACTTGAAATCCCCAGCCCATAAGCAGCTGGGGGATACAAGGGGCTGtatccagctcc
This sequence is a window from Zonotrichia albicollis isolate bZonAlb1 chromosome 27, bZonAlb1.hap1, whole genome shotgun sequence. Protein-coding genes within it:
- the PANX3 gene encoding pannexin-3, which produces MSLSHTAAEYMLSDALLPDPSSSRAKGLRLELPSDRLLKFVTVGLPLFLVSLAFAREFSAGSQISCFSPTNFTGKQSAYTDTACWDSLIHHGFDAEGRAITKSLWALKAFPYSLLVVAVLMYLPYLLWRYAAAPALHCDLLFIIDELDKSYNRSVRLVQHMKKVQQASAEPEQFWEEYERARRERYFEFPLLERYLTCKQHAHALVFIYILRNLLLLLFLAATCLYLVFLHLNIFFQDEFSCSIKTGLLEAEPHIPSLIPCKLVFFSVFQLISLSVGSVYVLLIPVVIYNALQLCQWDKGLLSVYEMLPAFDLLSRRMLTCPLNDLNVILLFLRANISELTSFSRLNAVSALREATANKEDIDTVIDFMTLLAGLEATKPKHQPCTPEADGSTALSNGAALEPKPGVERMGKASRDSLGSA